The Euphorbia lathyris chromosome 3, ddEupLath1.1, whole genome shotgun sequence genome contains a region encoding:
- the LOC136223383 gene encoding uncharacterized protein: MVFSIRSLGRLGLGHTVYISGLSCYKTKQNWAPLMVEKVPKEFGLEVCDDMEQSIAITSQLQRIDRAMYNSPPLHGILFVSTILTDPAIKELWIKEVKDRIMAIHDEETPHFFQTLINSNTSLSSHCW, translated from the exons ATGGTCTTTTCCATCAGGTCTCTGGGGAGATTAGGCCTGGGTCATACAGTTTACATATCTGGCTTGTCATGCTATAAGACAAAACAAAATTG GGCGCCTTTGATGGTTGAAAAAGTACCGAAAGAGTTCGGATTAG AGGTATGTGATGATATGGAGCAATCAATTGCAATAACAAGCCAATTACAGAGGATTGACAGGGCAATGTATAATAGTCCTCCTCTTCACGGCATATTGTTTGTTTCGACTATCCTCACTGATCCAGCCATAAAAGAACTATGGATCAAAGAGGTTAag GACAGAATTATGGCAATCCATGATGAGGAAACCCCACATTTTTTTCAAACACTCATCAATTCAAATACTTCGTTGTCCTCGCATTGCTGGTAA
- the LOC136223384 gene encoding uncharacterized protein isoform X1 — protein MRKKLDTRFPAARIKKIMQADEDVGKIALAVPVLVSKALELFLQDLCDRTYEITLQRGAKTMSALHLKHCVQSYNVFDFLREIVSRVPDYGHGHGHSDNAADHRTLQKRKPNGDECNDSDEESKRSRMQHDTSHPGGSNRGRGRGRRGRARGSRTVERETSYRETEFEPSTTQPQCTVSNTNPAIAEENGLESKESLKESTVVNDTANVPERNFDLNAAVNENEDAKAAAAAAAAAATPAPTPAPAPAAAEVTTSVPAVADSSSAAAPTTEANHEEYPGWSLSEMDKMAIDPLQLAQLGTRMDEEEEDYDEEG, from the exons ATGAGGAAGAAGCTTGACACCCGTTTCCCAGCT GCTCGCATAAAAAAGATAATGCAAGCTGATGAGGATGTTGGGAAAATAGCACTAGCTGTGCCTGTCTTAGTTT CTAAAGCATTGGAATTGTTTCTCCAAGACCTGTGTGATCGTACTTATGAAATTACTCTTCAACGAGGAGCCAAAACTATGAGTGCATTGCATTT AAAACATTGCGTCCAGAGCTATAATGTATTTGATTTTCTGAGAGAAATTGTCAGTAGGGTTCCTGATTATGGTCACGGTCACGGCCATTCTGATAATGCTGCAGACCATAGAACCCTCCAAAAGAG GAAGCCGAATGGGGACGAATGCAATGACAGTGATGAAGAGTCGAAGAGAAGCAGGATG CAGCATGACACGAGTCACCCAGGCGGCAGTAACAGAGGGAGAGGCCGCGGTCGAAGGGGACGTGCACGGGGTTCTCGAACTGTGGAACGAGAAACTTCTTATCGTGAAACTGAATTTGAGCCCAGTACAACTCAACCACAATGCACAGTGAGCAACACAAATCCTGCAATAGCTGAGGAAAATGGTTTAGAATCAAAGGAGTCCTTGAAGGAAAGTACAGTAGTCAATGATACTGCCAATGTGCCAGAAAGAAACTTCGATCTAAATGCTGCTGTGAACGAGAACGAGGATGCAAAGGCTGCTGCTGCTGCAGCCGCGGCTGCAGCCACACCAGCACCAACACCTGCACCCGCACCTGCTGCAGCAGAAGTAACAACATCAGTACCAGCAGTGGCTGACAGCTCATCTGCAGCAGCACCAACCACTGAAGCGAACCACGAAGAATATCCAGGGTGGTCACTTTCCGAAATGGACAAGATGGCTATCGACCCTCTCCAGCTTGCACAACTCGGAACAAGAATGGACGAGGAGGAGGAAGATTACGATGAAGAAGGCTAA
- the LOC136223384 gene encoding uncharacterized protein isoform X2, protein MRKKLDTRFPAARIKKIMQADEDVGKIALAVPVLVSKALELFLQDLCDRTYEITLQRGAKTMSALHLKHCVQSYNVFDFLREIVSRVPDYGHGHGHSDNAADHRTLQKRKPNGDECNDSDEESKRSRMHDTSHPGGSNRGRGRGRRGRARGSRTVERETSYRETEFEPSTTQPQCTVSNTNPAIAEENGLESKESLKESTVVNDTANVPERNFDLNAAVNENEDAKAAAAAAAAAATPAPTPAPAPAAAEVTTSVPAVADSSSAAAPTTEANHEEYPGWSLSEMDKMAIDPLQLAQLGTRMDEEEEDYDEEG, encoded by the exons ATGAGGAAGAAGCTTGACACCCGTTTCCCAGCT GCTCGCATAAAAAAGATAATGCAAGCTGATGAGGATGTTGGGAAAATAGCACTAGCTGTGCCTGTCTTAGTTT CTAAAGCATTGGAATTGTTTCTCCAAGACCTGTGTGATCGTACTTATGAAATTACTCTTCAACGAGGAGCCAAAACTATGAGTGCATTGCATTT AAAACATTGCGTCCAGAGCTATAATGTATTTGATTTTCTGAGAGAAATTGTCAGTAGGGTTCCTGATTATGGTCACGGTCACGGCCATTCTGATAATGCTGCAGACCATAGAACCCTCCAAAAGAG GAAGCCGAATGGGGACGAATGCAATGACAGTGATGAAGAGTCGAAGAGAAGCAGGATG CATGACACGAGTCACCCAGGCGGCAGTAACAGAGGGAGAGGCCGCGGTCGAAGGGGACGTGCACGGGGTTCTCGAACTGTGGAACGAGAAACTTCTTATCGTGAAACTGAATTTGAGCCCAGTACAACTCAACCACAATGCACAGTGAGCAACACAAATCCTGCAATAGCTGAGGAAAATGGTTTAGAATCAAAGGAGTCCTTGAAGGAAAGTACAGTAGTCAATGATACTGCCAATGTGCCAGAAAGAAACTTCGATCTAAATGCTGCTGTGAACGAGAACGAGGATGCAAAGGCTGCTGCTGCTGCAGCCGCGGCTGCAGCCACACCAGCACCAACACCTGCACCCGCACCTGCTGCAGCAGAAGTAACAACATCAGTACCAGCAGTGGCTGACAGCTCATCTGCAGCAGCACCAACCACTGAAGCGAACCACGAAGAATATCCAGGGTGGTCACTTTCCGAAATGGACAAGATGGCTATCGACCCTCTCCAGCTTGCACAACTCGGAACAAGAATGGACGAGGAGGAGGAAGATTACGATGAAGAAGGCTAA
- the LOC136223384 gene encoding uncharacterized protein isoform X3, with protein sequence MQADEDVGKIALAVPVLVSKALELFLQDLCDRTYEITLQRGAKTMSALHLKHCVQSYNVFDFLREIVSRVPDYGHGHGHSDNAADHRTLQKRKPNGDECNDSDEESKRSRMQHDTSHPGGSNRGRGRGRRGRARGSRTVERETSYRETEFEPSTTQPQCTVSNTNPAIAEENGLESKESLKESTVVNDTANVPERNFDLNAAVNENEDAKAAAAAAAAAATPAPTPAPAPAAAEVTTSVPAVADSSSAAAPTTEANHEEYPGWSLSEMDKMAIDPLQLAQLGTRMDEEEEDYDEEG encoded by the exons ATGCAAGCTGATGAGGATGTTGGGAAAATAGCACTAGCTGTGCCTGTCTTAGTTT CTAAAGCATTGGAATTGTTTCTCCAAGACCTGTGTGATCGTACTTATGAAATTACTCTTCAACGAGGAGCCAAAACTATGAGTGCATTGCATTT AAAACATTGCGTCCAGAGCTATAATGTATTTGATTTTCTGAGAGAAATTGTCAGTAGGGTTCCTGATTATGGTCACGGTCACGGCCATTCTGATAATGCTGCAGACCATAGAACCCTCCAAAAGAG GAAGCCGAATGGGGACGAATGCAATGACAGTGATGAAGAGTCGAAGAGAAGCAGGATG CAGCATGACACGAGTCACCCAGGCGGCAGTAACAGAGGGAGAGGCCGCGGTCGAAGGGGACGTGCACGGGGTTCTCGAACTGTGGAACGAGAAACTTCTTATCGTGAAACTGAATTTGAGCCCAGTACAACTCAACCACAATGCACAGTGAGCAACACAAATCCTGCAATAGCTGAGGAAAATGGTTTAGAATCAAAGGAGTCCTTGAAGGAAAGTACAGTAGTCAATGATACTGCCAATGTGCCAGAAAGAAACTTCGATCTAAATGCTGCTGTGAACGAGAACGAGGATGCAAAGGCTGCTGCTGCTGCAGCCGCGGCTGCAGCCACACCAGCACCAACACCTGCACCCGCACCTGCTGCAGCAGAAGTAACAACATCAGTACCAGCAGTGGCTGACAGCTCATCTGCAGCAGCACCAACCACTGAAGCGAACCACGAAGAATATCCAGGGTGGTCACTTTCCGAAATGGACAAGATGGCTATCGACCCTCTCCAGCTTGCACAACTCGGAACAAGAATGGACGAGGAGGAGGAAGATTACGATGAAGAAGGCTAA
- the LOC136223386 gene encoding cysteine proteinase inhibitor 6, whose protein sequence is MKKKSHSIFSLLFIISLISLSPSFSTGDSGFCTDEMATLGGVHDSHATANSVETDGLARFAVEEHNKKENAMLEFARVVKAKEQVVAGTLHHLTIEATEAGKKKIYEAKVWVKPWLNFKELQEFKHAGDADGCSAPKITPSDLGVKRDGHGPGWREVPAHDPAVQDAANHALSTIQKTSNSLFPYELQEIIHAKAEVIENSAKFDMLLKVKRGSVEEKFKVEVHKNHEGNFHLNQIVPQV, encoded by the exons ATGAAGAAGAAATCACACTCCATCTTCTCCTTGCTTTTTATCATTTCACTCATTTCACTGTCCCCTTCTTTTTCCACCGGAGATTCAGGCTTTTGCACCGACGAAATGGCCACTCTCGGCGGCGTTCACGATTCTCACGCCACCGCCAACAGCGTCGAGACCGACGGTCTCGCTCGATTCGCCGTTGAAGAACACAATAAGAAAGAG AATGCGATGTTGGAGTTTGCTCGAGTGGTGAAGGCGAAGGAACAAGTGGTTGCCGGGACTCTTCATCATCTTACTATTGAGGCGACTGAGGCTGGGAAGAAGAAGATTTATGAAGCTAAGGTTTGGGTGAAGCCTTGGCTTAACTTTAAAGAATTGCAGGAGTTCAAGCACGCCGGTGATGCTGATGGTTGTTCTGCTCCTAAAATCACTCCCTCCGATCTCGGAGTCAAGAGAG ATGGTCATGGTCCTGGATGGCGTGAAGTTCCAGCACATGATCCTGCTGTACAAGATGCAGCAAATCATGCTCTGAGTACTATCCAGAAGACTTCTAATTCGCTGTTCCCTTATGAACTTCAAGAGATCATTCATGCAAAAGCTGAG GTGATAGAGAACTCTGCAAAATTTGACATGCTTCTGAAGGTGAAGAGAGGATCTGTGGAAGAGAAGTTCAAAGTTGAGGTACACAAAAACCATGAGGGCAACTTCCATCTAAATCAGATTGTGCCACAAGTGTAG